In one Carettochelys insculpta isolate YL-2023 chromosome 6, ASM3395843v1, whole genome shotgun sequence genomic region, the following are encoded:
- the LOC142015189 gene encoding olfactory receptor 5AR1-like: protein MEERNHSVVTEFILSGLTDCPELQVPLFLLFLLIYVIILVGNGGMILLITIDPQLHTPMYFFLKNLSFCDLCCSSIVAPKLLAVLLTERNSISYTACTVQLYVLGSLGDAQCLLLSVMAYDRYVAICNPLLYMVTMSRRHCNQLVAGVYAVGLVDSMIHTCSTFRLSFCSSNVINHFYCDIPTLLALSCSNTHISETLLFAFTCIVTLTSAVIILLSYPYIVYTILQIRSARGWHKAFFTCTYHLIAVVLFYGTVLFIYFRPTSSYSMGTDKMASVFYTLVIPMLNPLIYSLRNSEVKDALKNARNKLLSNY from the coding sequence atggaagaaagAAATCACTCAGTAGTGACTGAGTTCATTCTCTCAGGACTGACAGATTGTCCAGAGTTGCAGGTCCCcctcttccttttgtttctaCTGATCTATGTTATCATCTTGGTAGGGAACGGGGGGATGATCTTGTTAATCACAATTgacccccagctccacacccccatgtactttttCCTTAAGAATTTATCATTCTGTGATCTCTGCTGCTCATCTATAGTTGCCCCTAAGCTGCTGGCAGTATTGTTAACTGAGAGGAACAGCATTTCTTACACTGCCTGCACTGTGCAGTTGTACGTCCTTGGCTCTTTGGGGGATGCTCAGTGTCTCTTGCTGTCTGTGATGGCGTATGACCGTTATGTGGCCATCTGTAACCCCCTGCTCTACATGGTCACCATGTCCAGGCGGCATTGTaaccagctggtggctggggtgtatgctgtggggctggtggattCAATGATACACACATGTTCTACATTTCGGCTGTCATTCTGCAGCTCTAATGTCATCAATCATTTCTACTGTGACATTCCCACGCTGCTGGCACTCTCCTGTTCCAATACCCACATCAGTGAGACTCTGCTCTTTGCCTTCACGTGCATTGTCACACTGACCAGTGCAGTGATCATCCTCCTCTCCTATCCCTATATTGTCTACACCATCCTGCAGATCCGCTCTGCTCGGGGCTGGCACAAAGCCTTCTTCACATGCACTTACCACTTGATTGCTGTGGTCCTATTTTATGGCActgtgctttttatttattttcgaCCCACCTCCAGCTATTCCATGGGCACAGACAAAATGGCCTCTGTGTTTTACACACTGGTGATCCCCATGTTGAACCCTCTCATCTACAGTCTGAGGAACTCAGAGGTGAAGGACGCCCTGAAGAATGCAAGGAATAAACTTCTAAGCAATTATTGA